The Bernardetia litoralis DSM 6794 genome includes a window with the following:
- the thiL gene encoding thiamine-phosphate kinase gives MRTEINKLGEFGLIERIAANFPLQKKTSKKGIADDAAVIKIEEDKQLLVSTDMLVEGIHFDLSYTPLKHLGYKAVSVNVSDIAAMNGIPHQITVSLALSNRFSVEAVDEFYEGVKFACEDYGIDLVGGDTTSSPKGLVISITALGQASPKKIVYRNTAKKGDVLCVTGDLGAAFVGLQILEREKRVFIDAPEAQPKLDNLEHVMERQLKPKARMDIIYELEEHGILPTSMMDISDGLASEIHHICRQSNVGAMMYEKNIPIDEQTAVTAAEELKLSPLTCALNGGEDYELLFTIKQEDLQKIEKIVDVHLIGYIHEAEKGVKVVMNSEQLMDIKAQGWKHFEENE, from the coding sequence ACAAAAAAAGACTTCTAAAAAAGGAATTGCTGATGATGCAGCCGTTATAAAAATTGAAGAGGACAAACAGCTTTTAGTTTCGACTGATATGCTTGTTGAAGGAATTCATTTTGATTTGTCGTACACACCTTTAAAGCATTTGGGATATAAAGCTGTTTCTGTAAATGTATCTGATATTGCTGCCATGAATGGAATTCCTCATCAAATTACGGTTAGTCTTGCGCTTAGTAATCGTTTTTCAGTTGAGGCAGTTGATGAGTTTTATGAAGGTGTAAAGTTTGCATGTGAAGATTATGGAATTGATTTGGTGGGAGGAGATACAACTTCTTCTCCAAAAGGATTGGTTATTTCAATTACGGCACTTGGACAGGCAAGTCCTAAAAAAATTGTTTATCGCAATACAGCCAAAAAAGGAGATGTTTTGTGTGTTACAGGTGATTTAGGAGCTGCTTTTGTGGGTTTACAGATTTTGGAAAGAGAAAAAAGAGTTTTTATTGATGCGCCAGAAGCACAACCAAAATTGGATAATTTGGAGCATGTAATGGAAAGACAATTAAAACCAAAGGCTCGTATGGATATTATTTATGAGCTAGAAGAACACGGAATTTTGCCTACTTCAATGATGGATATTTCGGATGGATTGGCTTCTGAAATTCATCATATTTGTCGCCAGTCAAATGTAGGAGCAATGATGTATGAAAAAAATATTCCTATTGATGAGCAAACAGCCGTAACAGCAGCTGAAGAATTAAAACTAAGTCCTCTGACTTGTGCTTTAAATGGTGGCGAAGATTACGAACTTTTATTTACTATCAAACAAGAAGATTTACAAAAGATTGAAAAAATAGTAGATGTTCATTTAATAGGTTACATTCACGAAGCTGAAAAAGGTGTAAAAGTCGTTATGAACTCAGAACAATTAATGGATATAAAAGCACAAGGTTGGAAGCATTTTGAAGAAAATGAATAA